A stretch of Cheilinus undulatus linkage group 20, ASM1832078v1, whole genome shotgun sequence DNA encodes these proteins:
- the mrtfab gene encoding myocardin related transcription factor Ab isoform X9 — translation MATLHPQKGQEPSPGYMEVAGTPGLAPSPQSEAVTNELQELSLQPAPNELPLQERKNGQNDRLEAGEFSIDSHIHRKSSNHYFVLQLKLLQRRTREELVSQGIMPPLKSPAAFHEQRRSLERARTEDYLKRKIRSRPERSELVRMHILEETSAEPSLQAKQLQLKRARLADDLNDKISHRPGPIELVHKNILSVACPVHSPLDSPKGAEGESSSLDEDSSDALSPDQLTNHDSPVSAVPQLSPPEPLTQNGDVSLSQFLTQRPPPPPPPPPPQVNGSDSSPFTKMTNGTSVTIANSRPSSGQVKQSQSKSSSDRPPQRPKKAKDSKPKVKKLKYHQYIPPDQKADKERPPQMDSSYAKLLQQQQLFLQLQILSQQQQHYNYHTILPAPPKPPTEQPPTTTSGPSPSRNVPTTTTPAASSQSGSARQSQTAVGGGKPGTLPANLDEFKVAELKQELKLRGLTVSGTKNDLIERLRNYQEQNGNNAAVVKNGTLQPGHQATTSAASTIASSPTTSTTPEHQPGEGGFKLNLSSLAQVVPGRVMRFGSTSSSPPVSPTPSERSLAGMSPDETSCNGDMFGEMVSSPLTQLTLHPSPQHPPGATPLSQSLSNVKEETQSSCSLSRPPPSTCQPPEPQPSVAMDTMDKDQMLQEKDKQIEELTRMLRQKQRLVETLRSQLEQGKMGSGIVLVGGEKSKTSTEIKLQTLIKASAIQPPVLPNGILLKVKKETEPEEGMEGVTEEAQAKKSEQPMQCSQETLVRLQQIHRLQVQQSEQQKQTLQQNPTQKVAEAKSTPQKLQQQKKDAQILLHQQQQLQQLIIQQTQQKQLQAQQKLAQQKLAQQKLSQQKLLQQNQLKQTQGQLQQNQQKNQVQLKQVQVQIQKPAVSTVQQRKQLKAQQRLQQKQQTTAVTTQQVTPVVINQQNGTQIHTQAISLDLLKANGAPTLVTDSNGNHYLIALTSNTTDGQNGVSSLAKTNGRITLQRLQSTPSKLPSTESQSKEQPEAQPVNQPIKKGQKAGLHLDTNGVPQPSQPVTAPPNLQPFFDDVSVSETQSSLISSLKENGVNSQQMDDLFDILLKSGEIPGFKSNPDPSLTPLSDPPSPSSPPSPLHLSPTTPTQPLISPQPSVGESSTGSVRLEDFLESTTGAPLLGVEPDGGLTLIDELHNQMLSTPSILDHPPSPMDTSDLGFSPHSAGLDFGDPTLDTMDWLDISMVGSSSVGTGGSGGGRGGGGGRGGSGDGDGGTSLAPLAPHTPPSVFSADFLDSTDLQLHWESCL, via the exons TCCTCCAGCTCAAACTCCTGCAGAGACGCACACGAGAGGAACTGGTCAGCCAAGGGATCATGCCAC CACTGAAGAGCCCGGCAGCCTTTCACGAACAGCGGAGGAGTCTGGAGCGAGCAAGG ACTGAGGATTATCTGAAGAGGAAGATTCGGAGTCGACCTGAGCGCTCTGAACTTGTCAGGATGCACATTTTGGAGG AGACATCCGCCGAGCCCTCCCTACAGGCCAAACAGCTGCAGCTGAAGAGAGCACGACTAGCCGACGACCTCAACGACAAGATCTCCCACAGACCAGGTCCTATCGAGCTGGTTCACAAGAACATCCTGTCTGTCGCTTGCCCTGTGCACTCACCACTGG ATTCTCCAAAGGGAGCTGAAGGAGAGAGTTCATCTTTAGATGAAGACAGCAGTGATGCACTGTCACCGGACCAGCTGACCAATCACGACTCTCCTGTTAGTGCTGTCCCTCAGCTGTCTCCACCTGAACCACTTACTCAGAACGGGGACGTTTCCCTCTCACAG TTCCTCACACAGcgccctcctccacctcccccacctcctcctccccaggtGAATGGGTCAGACTCCTCTCCGTTCACAAAAATGACGAATGGGACATCAGTGACCATAGCGAACTCCCGCCCTTCTAGTGGACAGGTCAAG CAGTCTCAGTCGAAGTCGAGTTCAGACCGTCCTCCACAGAGACCCAAGAAAGCAAAGGACAGCAAACCCAAG GTGAAGAAGCTGAAGTACCACCAGTACATCCCACCAGATCAGAAAGCGGACAAAGAGCGTCCACCTCAGATGGACTCATCCTACGCAAAgctcctccagcagcagcagctcttctTACAGCTGCAGATCCTCAGCCAGCAACAGCAGCACTACAACTACCACACCATCCTGCCTGCCCCGCCCAA GCCACCAACTGAGCAGCCTCCCACGACAACTTCAGGCCCATCCCCCTCCCGCAATGTCCCTACAACAACCACCCCCGCCGCTTCCAGTCAGAGTGGGAGTGCCCGTCAGAGCCAAACTGCAGTGGGTGGAGGCAAACCTGGCACCCTGCCAGCCAACCTGGATGAGTTCAAG GTTGCGGAGCTGAAACAGGAACTGAAACTGCGCGGTCTGACCGTCTCAGGCACCAAAAACGATCTCATTGAGAGGCTCCGCAACTATCAGGAGCAAAATGGCAACAACGCAGCAGTAGTGAAAAACGGCACATTGCAGCCCGGCCATCAGGCCACAACCTCGGCTGCCAGCACCATCGCTTCCTCTCCGACCACATCCACCACGCCTGAGCACCAACCAGGAGAGGGAGGGTTTAAGCTAAATCTGTCATCACTGGCGCAAGTGGTTCCAGGGCGTGTCATGAGGTTTGGCAGCACAAGCTCCAGCCCTCCAGTGTCACCTACGCCATCTGAGAGGTCGCTGGCTGGCATGAGTCCTGATGAGACCAGCTGTAACGGAGACATGTTTGGGGAGATG GTGAGCTCACCCCTCACCCAGCTCACTCTACACCCATCTCCTCAGCACCCACCCGGCGCAACCCCGCTCTCACAGTCTCTGTCCAACGTCAAAGAAGAGACGCAGAGCTCCTGTAGCCTCTCCAGGCCTCCACCCTCCACGTGTCAGCCTCCAGAGCCTCAGCCTAGTGTTGCAATGGACACAATGGACAAGGACCAGATGCTGCAGGAGAAGGATAAACAAATCGAGGAGTTAACCCGGATGCTGCGGCAGAAGCAGAGGCTGGTGGAGACGCTCAGGTCACAGCTAGAGCAGGGCAAGATGGGGAGTGGAATCGTGCTAGTAGGAGGGGAAAAGAGCAAAACATCCACAGAGATTAAACTCCAAACTCTGATAAAGGCCTCTGCCATTCAGCCCCCTGTTCTCCCTAACGGCATCTTGTTGAAGGTGAAGAAGGAGACAGAGCCTGAGGAGGGGATGGAGGGAGTGACAGAGGAGGCCCAGGCGAAGAAATCAGAGCAGCCCATGCAGTGCTCTCAAGAGACCCTCGTCCGGCTGCAGCAGATCCATCGGCTGCAAGTCCAacagtcagagcagcagaaacagaCGCTGCAGCAGAATCCCACACAGAAAGTAGCAGAGGCAAAGTCAACTCCTCAAAAGCTCCAACAGCAGAAGAAAGATGCACAGATCCTgctccatcagcagcagcagctgcagcagctcatCATCCAGCAGACCCAACAGAAACAGCTGCAGGCCCAGCAGAAGCTGGCGCAGCAGAAACTGGCCCAGCAGAAACTGAGTCAGCAGAAGCTTCTGCAGCAAAACCAGCTCAAACAGACTCAAGGGCAGCTCCAACAGAACCAGCAAAAGAACCAGGTGCAGCTGAAGCAGGTTCAGGTGCAGATCCAGAAACCTGCAGTGAGCACAGTGCAGCAGAGGAAGCAGCTGAAGGCTCAGCAGAGgctgcagcagaagcagcagactACAGCAGTCACAACACAACAG GTGACCCCAGTCGTCATCAACCAACAGAACGGCACTCAGATCCACACCCAGGCCATTTCTCTGGACCTTCTCAAGGCAAACGGTGCGCCTACGCTTGTCACAGACAGCAACGGCAACCATTACCTTATCGCCCTCACCAGTAACACGACAGATGGACAGAACGGAGTGTCTTCATTGGCCAAAACCAACGGACGCATCACATTACAG agaTTACAGTCGACTCCAAGTAAACTGCCCAGCACTGAGAGCCAATCAAAAGAGCAGCCAGAGGCCCAGCCGGTGAACCAGCCAATCAAAAAG GGACAGAAGGCAGGGCTTCACCTGGACACCAATGGCGTGCCCCAGCCCAGCCAGCCGGTCACCGCCCCGCCCAATCTGCAGCCTTTCTTTGACGACGTGTCAGTCAGTGAAACCCAAAGCAGCTTAATCTCGTCTCTAAAG GAAAATGGTGTCAACAGTCAGCAGATGGACGACCTGTTCGACATCCTGCTTAAGAGCGGAG AAATCCCCGGCTTCAAGTCTAACCCAGACCCTTCCCTCACTCCACTCTCTGACCCTCCCTCGccatcctctcctccctctcccctgCACCTCTCCCCTACCACCCCTACACAGCCCCTAATCTCCCCACAGCCCTCTGTGGGCGAGTCTAGCACTGGCAGCGTACGCCTGGAGGACTTCCTGGAGAGCACAACAGGCGCCCCGCTTCTTGGCGTGGAGCCCGACGGCGGCCTGACGCTGATTGACGAACTCCACAACCAGATGCTGAGCACGCCCAGCATCCTGGACCACCCCCCCTCCCCCATGGACACGTCCGACCTGGGCTTCTCCCCTCACTCTGCAGGGCTGGACTTTGGCGACCCCACTTTGGACACCATGGACTGGCTGGATATCTCCATGGTGGGCAGCAGTAGCGTAGGGACTGGGGGCAGCGGAGGGGGgagaggaggtggtggagggcGAGGGGGTTCTGGTGATGGAGATGGAGGGACAAGCCTGGCCCCGTTGGCCCCTCACACGCCACCCAGTGTCTTCTCAGCCGACTTTCTGGACAGCACGGACCTGCAGCTGCACTGGGAGTCGTGTCTGTAG
- the mrtfab gene encoding myocardin related transcription factor Ab isoform X5, which yields MATLHPQKGQEPSPGYMEVAGTPGLAPSPQSEAVTNELQELSLQPAPNELPLQERKNGQNDRLEAGEFSIDSHIHRKSSNHYFVLQLKLLQRRTREELVSQGIMPPLKSPAAFHEQRRSLERARTEDYLKRKIRSRPERSELVRMHILEETSAEPSLQAKQLQLKRARLADDLNDKISHRPGPIELVHKNILSVACPVHSPLDSPKGAEGESSSLDEDSSDALSPDQLTNHDSPVSAVPQLSPPEPLTQNGDVSLSQFLTQRPPPPPPPPPPQVNGSDSSPFTKMTNGTSVTIANSRPSSGQVKSQSKSSSDRPPQRPKKAKDSKPKVKKLKYHQYIPPDQKADKERPPQMDSSYAKLLQQQQLFLQLQILSQQQQHYNYHTILPAPPKPPTEQPPTTTSGPSPSRNVPTTTTPAASSQSGSARQSQTAVGGGKPGTLPANLDEFKVAELKQELKLRGLTVSGTKNDLIERLRNYQEQNGNNAAVVKNGTLQPGHQATTSAASTIASSPTTSTTPEHQPGEGGFKLNLSSLAQVVPGRVMRFGSTSSSPPVSPTPSERSLAGMSPDETSCNGDMFGEMVSSPLTQLTLHPSPQHPPGATPLSQSLSNVKEETQSSCSLSRPPPSTCQPPEPQPSVAMDTMDKDQMLQEKDKQIEELTRMLRQKQRLVETLRSQLEQGKMGSGIVLVGGEKSKTSTEIKLQTLIKASAIQPPVLPNGILLKVKKETEPEEGMEGVTEEAQAKKSEQPMQCSQETLVRLQQIHRLQVQQSEQQKQTLQQNPTQKVAEAKSTPQKLQQQKKDAQILLHQQQQLQQLIIQQTQQKQLQAQQKLAQQKLAQQKLSQQKLLQQNQLKQTQGQLQQNQQKNQVQLKQVQVQIQKPAVSTVQQRKQLKAQQRLQQKQQTTAVTTQQVTPVVINQQNGTQIHTQAISLDLLKANGAPTLVTDSNGNHYLIALTSNTTDGQNGVSSLAKTNGRITLQRLQSTPSKLPSTESQSKEQPEAQPVNQPIKKGQKAGLHLDTNGVPQPSQPVTAPPNLQPFFDDVSVSETQSSLISSLKRQEVCPPYDRHTLFTPPSPKPNTSLPAQRSKQENGVNSQQMDDLFDILLKSGEIPGFKSNPDPSLTPLSDPPSPSSPPSPLHLSPTTPTQPLISPQPSVGESSTGSVRLEDFLESTTGAPLLGVEPDGGLTLIDELHNQMLSTPSILDHPPSPMDTSDLGFSPHSAGLDFGDPTLDTMDWLDISMVGSSSVGTGGSGGGRGGGGGRGGSGDGDGGTSLAPLAPHTPPSVFSADFLDSTDLQLHWESCL from the exons TCCTCCAGCTCAAACTCCTGCAGAGACGCACACGAGAGGAACTGGTCAGCCAAGGGATCATGCCAC CACTGAAGAGCCCGGCAGCCTTTCACGAACAGCGGAGGAGTCTGGAGCGAGCAAGG ACTGAGGATTATCTGAAGAGGAAGATTCGGAGTCGACCTGAGCGCTCTGAACTTGTCAGGATGCACATTTTGGAGG AGACATCCGCCGAGCCCTCCCTACAGGCCAAACAGCTGCAGCTGAAGAGAGCACGACTAGCCGACGACCTCAACGACAAGATCTCCCACAGACCAGGTCCTATCGAGCTGGTTCACAAGAACATCCTGTCTGTCGCTTGCCCTGTGCACTCACCACTGG ATTCTCCAAAGGGAGCTGAAGGAGAGAGTTCATCTTTAGATGAAGACAGCAGTGATGCACTGTCACCGGACCAGCTGACCAATCACGACTCTCCTGTTAGTGCTGTCCCTCAGCTGTCTCCACCTGAACCACTTACTCAGAACGGGGACGTTTCCCTCTCACAG TTCCTCACACAGcgccctcctccacctcccccacctcctcctccccaggtGAATGGGTCAGACTCCTCTCCGTTCACAAAAATGACGAATGGGACATCAGTGACCATAGCGAACTCCCGCCCTTCTAGTGGACAGGTCAAG TCTCAGTCGAAGTCGAGTTCAGACCGTCCTCCACAGAGACCCAAGAAAGCAAAGGACAGCAAACCCAAG GTGAAGAAGCTGAAGTACCACCAGTACATCCCACCAGATCAGAAAGCGGACAAAGAGCGTCCACCTCAGATGGACTCATCCTACGCAAAgctcctccagcagcagcagctcttctTACAGCTGCAGATCCTCAGCCAGCAACAGCAGCACTACAACTACCACACCATCCTGCCTGCCCCGCCCAA GCCACCAACTGAGCAGCCTCCCACGACAACTTCAGGCCCATCCCCCTCCCGCAATGTCCCTACAACAACCACCCCCGCCGCTTCCAGTCAGAGTGGGAGTGCCCGTCAGAGCCAAACTGCAGTGGGTGGAGGCAAACCTGGCACCCTGCCAGCCAACCTGGATGAGTTCAAG GTTGCGGAGCTGAAACAGGAACTGAAACTGCGCGGTCTGACCGTCTCAGGCACCAAAAACGATCTCATTGAGAGGCTCCGCAACTATCAGGAGCAAAATGGCAACAACGCAGCAGTAGTGAAAAACGGCACATTGCAGCCCGGCCATCAGGCCACAACCTCGGCTGCCAGCACCATCGCTTCCTCTCCGACCACATCCACCACGCCTGAGCACCAACCAGGAGAGGGAGGGTTTAAGCTAAATCTGTCATCACTGGCGCAAGTGGTTCCAGGGCGTGTCATGAGGTTTGGCAGCACAAGCTCCAGCCCTCCAGTGTCACCTACGCCATCTGAGAGGTCGCTGGCTGGCATGAGTCCTGATGAGACCAGCTGTAACGGAGACATGTTTGGGGAGATG GTGAGCTCACCCCTCACCCAGCTCACTCTACACCCATCTCCTCAGCACCCACCCGGCGCAACCCCGCTCTCACAGTCTCTGTCCAACGTCAAAGAAGAGACGCAGAGCTCCTGTAGCCTCTCCAGGCCTCCACCCTCCACGTGTCAGCCTCCAGAGCCTCAGCCTAGTGTTGCAATGGACACAATGGACAAGGACCAGATGCTGCAGGAGAAGGATAAACAAATCGAGGAGTTAACCCGGATGCTGCGGCAGAAGCAGAGGCTGGTGGAGACGCTCAGGTCACAGCTAGAGCAGGGCAAGATGGGGAGTGGAATCGTGCTAGTAGGAGGGGAAAAGAGCAAAACATCCACAGAGATTAAACTCCAAACTCTGATAAAGGCCTCTGCCATTCAGCCCCCTGTTCTCCCTAACGGCATCTTGTTGAAGGTGAAGAAGGAGACAGAGCCTGAGGAGGGGATGGAGGGAGTGACAGAGGAGGCCCAGGCGAAGAAATCAGAGCAGCCCATGCAGTGCTCTCAAGAGACCCTCGTCCGGCTGCAGCAGATCCATCGGCTGCAAGTCCAacagtcagagcagcagaaacagaCGCTGCAGCAGAATCCCACACAGAAAGTAGCAGAGGCAAAGTCAACTCCTCAAAAGCTCCAACAGCAGAAGAAAGATGCACAGATCCTgctccatcagcagcagcagctgcagcagctcatCATCCAGCAGACCCAACAGAAACAGCTGCAGGCCCAGCAGAAGCTGGCGCAGCAGAAACTGGCCCAGCAGAAACTGAGTCAGCAGAAGCTTCTGCAGCAAAACCAGCTCAAACAGACTCAAGGGCAGCTCCAACAGAACCAGCAAAAGAACCAGGTGCAGCTGAAGCAGGTTCAGGTGCAGATCCAGAAACCTGCAGTGAGCACAGTGCAGCAGAGGAAGCAGCTGAAGGCTCAGCAGAGgctgcagcagaagcagcagactACAGCAGTCACAACACAACAG GTGACCCCAGTCGTCATCAACCAACAGAACGGCACTCAGATCCACACCCAGGCCATTTCTCTGGACCTTCTCAAGGCAAACGGTGCGCCTACGCTTGTCACAGACAGCAACGGCAACCATTACCTTATCGCCCTCACCAGTAACACGACAGATGGACAGAACGGAGTGTCTTCATTGGCCAAAACCAACGGACGCATCACATTACAG agaTTACAGTCGACTCCAAGTAAACTGCCCAGCACTGAGAGCCAATCAAAAGAGCAGCCAGAGGCCCAGCCGGTGAACCAGCCAATCAAAAAG GGACAGAAGGCAGGGCTTCACCTGGACACCAATGGCGTGCCCCAGCCCAGCCAGCCGGTCACCGCCCCGCCCAATCTGCAGCCTTTCTTTGACGACGTGTCAGTCAGTGAAACCCAAAGCAGCTTAATCTCGTCTCTAAAG AGACAGGAGGTGTGTCCGCCTTACGACCGGCACACACTGTTCACCCCTCCCTCTCCCAAACCCAACACCTCCCTTCCTGCTCAGCGCTCTAAA CAGGAAAATGGTGTCAACAGTCAGCAGATGGACGACCTGTTCGACATCCTGCTTAAGAGCGGAG AAATCCCCGGCTTCAAGTCTAACCCAGACCCTTCCCTCACTCCACTCTCTGACCCTCCCTCGccatcctctcctccctctcccctgCACCTCTCCCCTACCACCCCTACACAGCCCCTAATCTCCCCACAGCCCTCTGTGGGCGAGTCTAGCACTGGCAGCGTACGCCTGGAGGACTTCCTGGAGAGCACAACAGGCGCCCCGCTTCTTGGCGTGGAGCCCGACGGCGGCCTGACGCTGATTGACGAACTCCACAACCAGATGCTGAGCACGCCCAGCATCCTGGACCACCCCCCCTCCCCCATGGACACGTCCGACCTGGGCTTCTCCCCTCACTCTGCAGGGCTGGACTTTGGCGACCCCACTTTGGACACCATGGACTGGCTGGATATCTCCATGGTGGGCAGCAGTAGCGTAGGGACTGGGGGCAGCGGAGGGGGgagaggaggtggtggagggcGAGGGGGTTCTGGTGATGGAGATGGAGGGACAAGCCTGGCCCCGTTGGCCCCTCACACGCCACCCAGTGTCTTCTCAGCCGACTTTCTGGACAGCACGGACCTGCAGCTGCACTGGGAGTCGTGTCTGTAG
- the mrtfab gene encoding myocardin related transcription factor Ab isoform X14, with protein sequence MIMLDTNHCLSFEPSPPGSPPMGDDMEKAGLTMDHDRHVYHSLKEVLQLKLLQRRTREELVSQGIMPPLKSPAAFHEQRRSLERARTEDYLKRKIRSRPERSELVRMHILEETSAEPSLQAKQLQLKRARLADDLNDKISHRPGPIELVHKNILSVACPVHSPLDSPKGAEGESSSLDEDSSDALSPDQLTNHDSPVSAVPQLSPPEPLTQNGDVSLSQFLTQRPPPPPPPPPPQVNGSDSSPFTKMTNGTSVTIANSRPSSGQVKVQKHQSQSKSSSDRPPQRPKKAKDSKPKVKKLKYHQYIPPDQKADKERPPQMDSSYAKLLQQQQLFLQLQILSQQQQHYNYHTILPAPPKPPTEQPPTTTSGPSPSRNVPTTTTPAASSQSGSARQSQTAVGGGKPGTLPANLDEFKVAELKQELKLRGLTVSGTKNDLIERLRNYQEQNGNNAAVVKNGTLQPGHQATTSAASTIASSPTTSTTPEHQPGEGGFKLNLSSLAQVVPGRVMRFGSTSSSPPVSPTPSERSLAGMSPDETSCNGDMFGEMVSSPLTQLTLHPSPQHPPGATPLSQSLSNVKEETQSSCSLSRPPPSTCQPPEPQPSVAMDTMDKDQMLQEKDKQIEELTRMLRQKQRLVETLRSQLEQGKMGSGIVLVGGEKSKTSTEIKLQTLIKASAIQPPVLPNGILLKVKKETEPEEGMEGVTEEAQAKKSEQPMQCSQETLVRLQQIHRLQVQQSEQQKQTLQQNPTQKVAEAKSTPQKLQQQKKDAQILLHQQQQLQQLIIQQTQQKQLQAQQKLAQQKLAQQKLSQQKLLQQNQLKQTQGQLQQNQQKNQVQLKQVQVQIQKPAVSTVQQRKQLKAQQRLQQKQQTTAVTTQQVTPVVINQQNGTQIHTQAISLDLLKANGAPTLVTDSNGNHYLIALTSNTTDGQNGVSSLAKTNGRITLQRLQSTPSKLPSTESQSKEQPEAQPVNQPIKKGQKAGLHLDTNGVPQPSQPVTAPPNLQPFFDDVSVSETQSSLISSLKRQEVCPPYDRHTLFTPPSPKPNTSLPAQRSKENGVNSQQMDDLFDILLKSGEIPGFKSNPDPSLTPLSDPPSPSSPPSPLHLSPTTPTQPLISPQPSVGESSTGSVRLEDFLESTTGAPLLGVEPDGGLTLIDELHNQMLSTPSILDHPPSPMDTSDLGFSPHSAGLDFGDPTLDTMDWLDISMVGSSSVGTGGSGGGRGGGGGRGGSGDGDGGTSLAPLAPHTPPSVFSADFLDSTDLQLHWESCL encoded by the exons TCCTCCAGCTCAAACTCCTGCAGAGACGCACACGAGAGGAACTGGTCAGCCAAGGGATCATGCCAC CACTGAAGAGCCCGGCAGCCTTTCACGAACAGCGGAGGAGTCTGGAGCGAGCAAGG ACTGAGGATTATCTGAAGAGGAAGATTCGGAGTCGACCTGAGCGCTCTGAACTTGTCAGGATGCACATTTTGGAGG AGACATCCGCCGAGCCCTCCCTACAGGCCAAACAGCTGCAGCTGAAGAGAGCACGACTAGCCGACGACCTCAACGACAAGATCTCCCACAGACCAGGTCCTATCGAGCTGGTTCACAAGAACATCCTGTCTGTCGCTTGCCCTGTGCACTCACCACTGG ATTCTCCAAAGGGAGCTGAAGGAGAGAGTTCATCTTTAGATGAAGACAGCAGTGATGCACTGTCACCGGACCAGCTGACCAATCACGACTCTCCTGTTAGTGCTGTCCCTCAGCTGTCTCCACCTGAACCACTTACTCAGAACGGGGACGTTTCCCTCTCACAG TTCCTCACACAGcgccctcctccacctcccccacctcctcctccccaggtGAATGGGTCAGACTCCTCTCCGTTCACAAAAATGACGAATGGGACATCAGTGACCATAGCGAACTCCCGCCCTTCTAGTGGACAGGTCAAGGTGCAAAAACAT CAGTCTCAGTCGAAGTCGAGTTCAGACCGTCCTCCACAGAGACCCAAGAAAGCAAAGGACAGCAAACCCAAG GTGAAGAAGCTGAAGTACCACCAGTACATCCCACCAGATCAGAAAGCGGACAAAGAGCGTCCACCTCAGATGGACTCATCCTACGCAAAgctcctccagcagcagcagctcttctTACAGCTGCAGATCCTCAGCCAGCAACAGCAGCACTACAACTACCACACCATCCTGCCTGCCCCGCCCAA GCCACCAACTGAGCAGCCTCCCACGACAACTTCAGGCCCATCCCCCTCCCGCAATGTCCCTACAACAACCACCCCCGCCGCTTCCAGTCAGAGTGGGAGTGCCCGTCAGAGCCAAACTGCAGTGGGTGGAGGCAAACCTGGCACCCTGCCAGCCAACCTGGATGAGTTCAAG GTTGCGGAGCTGAAACAGGAACTGAAACTGCGCGGTCTGACCGTCTCAGGCACCAAAAACGATCTCATTGAGAGGCTCCGCAACTATCAGGAGCAAAATGGCAACAACGCAGCAGTAGTGAAAAACGGCACATTGCAGCCCGGCCATCAGGCCACAACCTCGGCTGCCAGCACCATCGCTTCCTCTCCGACCACATCCACCACGCCTGAGCACCAACCAGGAGAGGGAGGGTTTAAGCTAAATCTGTCATCACTGGCGCAAGTGGTTCCAGGGCGTGTCATGAGGTTTGGCAGCACAAGCTCCAGCCCTCCAGTGTCACCTACGCCATCTGAGAGGTCGCTGGCTGGCATGAGTCCTGATGAGACCAGCTGTAACGGAGACATGTTTGGGGAGATG GTGAGCTCACCCCTCACCCAGCTCACTCTACACCCATCTCCTCAGCACCCACCCGGCGCAACCCCGCTCTCACAGTCTCTGTCCAACGTCAAAGAAGAGACGCAGAGCTCCTGTAGCCTCTCCAGGCCTCCACCCTCCACGTGTCAGCCTCCAGAGCCTCAGCCTAGTGTTGCAATGGACACAATGGACAAGGACCAGATGCTGCAGGAGAAGGATAAACAAATCGAGGAGTTAACCCGGATGCTGCGGCAGAAGCAGAGGCTGGTGGAGACGCTCAGGTCACAGCTAGAGCAGGGCAAGATGGGGAGTGGAATCGTGCTAGTAGGAGGGGAAAAGAGCAAAACATCCACAGAGATTAAACTCCAAACTCTGATAAAGGCCTCTGCCATTCAGCCCCCTGTTCTCCCTAACGGCATCTTGTTGAAGGTGAAGAAGGAGACAGAGCCTGAGGAGGGGATGGAGGGAGTGACAGAGGAGGCCCAGGCGAAGAAATCAGAGCAGCCCATGCAGTGCTCTCAAGAGACCCTCGTCCGGCTGCAGCAGATCCATCGGCTGCAAGTCCAacagtcagagcagcagaaacagaCGCTGCAGCAGAATCCCACACAGAAAGTAGCAGAGGCAAAGTCAACTCCTCAAAAGCTCCAACAGCAGAAGAAAGATGCACAGATCCTgctccatcagcagcagcagctgcagcagctcatCATCCAGCAGACCCAACAGAAACAGCTGCAGGCCCAGCAGAAGCTGGCGCAGCAGAAACTGGCCCAGCAGAAACTGAGTCAGCAGAAGCTTCTGCAGCAAAACCAGCTCAAACAGACTCAAGGGCAGCTCCAACAGAACCAGCAAAAGAACCAGGTGCAGCTGAAGCAGGTTCAGGTGCAGATCCAGAAACCTGCAGTGAGCACAGTGCAGCAGAGGAAGCAGCTGAAGGCTCAGCAGAGgctgcagcagaagcagcagactACAGCAGTCACAACACAACAG GTGACCCCAGTCGTCATCAACCAACAGAACGGCACTCAGATCCACACCCAGGCCATTTCTCTGGACCTTCTCAAGGCAAACGGTGCGCCTACGCTTGTCACAGACAGCAACGGCAACCATTACCTTATCGCCCTCACCAGTAACACGACAGATGGACAGAACGGAGTGTCTTCATTGGCCAAAACCAACGGACGCATCACATTACAG agaTTACAGTCGACTCCAAGTAAACTGCCCAGCACTGAGAGCCAATCAAAAGAGCAGCCAGAGGCCCAGCCGGTGAACCAGCCAATCAAAAAG GGACAGAAGGCAGGGCTTCACCTGGACACCAATGGCGTGCCCCAGCCCAGCCAGCCGGTCACCGCCCCGCCCAATCTGCAGCCTTTCTTTGACGACGTGTCAGTCAGTGAAACCCAAAGCAGCTTAATCTCGTCTCTAAAG AGACAGGAGGTGTGTCCGCCTTACGACCGGCACACACTGTTCACCCCTCCCTCTCCCAAACCCAACACCTCCCTTCCTGCTCAGCGCTCTAAA GAAAATGGTGTCAACAGTCAGCAGATGGACGACCTGTTCGACATCCTGCTTAAGAGCGGAG AAATCCCCGGCTTCAAGTCTAACCCAGACCCTTCCCTCACTCCACTCTCTGACCCTCCCTCGccatcctctcctccctctcccctgCACCTCTCCCCTACCACCCCTACACAGCCCCTAATCTCCCCACAGCCCTCTGTGGGCGAGTCTAGCACTGGCAGCGTACGCCTGGAGGACTTCCTGGAGAGCACAACAGGCGCCCCGCTTCTTGGCGTGGAGCCCGACGGCGGCCTGACGCTGATTGACGAACTCCACAACCAGATGCTGAGCACGCCCAGCATCCTGGACCACCCCCCCTCCCCCATGGACACGTCCGACCTGGGCTTCTCCCCTCACTCTGCAGGGCTGGACTTTGGCGACCCCACTTTGGACACCATGGACTGGCTGGATATCTCCATGGTGGGCAGCAGTAGCGTAGGGACTGGGGGCAGCGGAGGGGGgagaggaggtggtggagggcGAGGGGGTTCTGGTGATGGAGATGGAGGGACAAGCCTGGCCCCGTTGGCCCCTCACACGCCACCCAGTGTCTTCTCAGCCGACTTTCTGGACAGCACGGACCTGCAGCTGCACTGGGAGTCGTGTCTGTAG